A genomic window from Flavobacterium johnsoniae includes:
- the miaB gene encoding tRNA (N6-isopentenyl adenosine(37)-C2)-methylthiotransferase MiaB, with protein MEKIIEESKQGESLVLENKPENTKKLFIESYGCAMNFSDSEVVASILSDGGYNTTSVLEEADLVLVNTCSIRDKAEQTIRKRLEKYNAVKRTNPKMKVGVLGCMAERLKSQFLEEEKIVDLVVGPDAYKDLPNLLAEVEEGRDAINVILSKEETYGDISPVRLMSNGITALVSITRGCDNMCTFCVVPFTRGRERSREPQSIMAEIQDLWNKGFKEITLLGQNVDSYLWYGGGLKKDFVNASEMQKATAVDFDQLLEMVAVGFPKMRIRFSTSNPQDMHESILHVIAKYPNICKHIHLPVQSGSNRILKEMNRLHSREEYMALIDKIRAIVPDASISQDMIAGFPTETEQDHQDTMSLMEYVKYNFGYMYSYSERPGTLAGRKMKDDVEEETKARRLQEIVDLQQKHAWFRSEEFVGKTVEVLVEKVSKKSKEEFSGRNSQSITVVFPKENYKIGDFVNVKIISCTSGTLKGEAVGYSEMN; from the coding sequence TAGAAAATAAACCTGAGAATACTAAAAAACTCTTTATAGAAAGTTACGGCTGTGCGATGAATTTTTCGGACAGTGAAGTCGTAGCTTCCATTTTGTCTGACGGAGGTTATAACACAACTTCTGTTTTAGAAGAAGCCGATTTGGTTTTAGTAAACACTTGCTCTATTAGAGACAAGGCTGAACAAACCATTCGTAAACGTCTTGAAAAATATAATGCGGTAAAACGCACGAATCCGAAAATGAAAGTAGGCGTTTTAGGCTGTATGGCTGAACGTTTGAAAAGTCAGTTTTTGGAAGAAGAAAAAATAGTAGATCTTGTCGTTGGTCCTGATGCTTATAAAGATCTTCCAAATTTATTGGCTGAAGTTGAAGAAGGACGCGACGCCATTAATGTAATTTTATCAAAAGAAGAGACTTACGGAGATATTTCGCCTGTTCGTTTAATGAGTAACGGAATTACTGCTTTGGTTTCGATCACTCGTGGATGCGATAATATGTGTACATTCTGCGTTGTGCCTTTTACACGCGGACGTGAGCGCAGCCGTGAGCCTCAAAGTATTATGGCTGAAATTCAGGATTTGTGGAATAAAGGTTTTAAAGAAATTACACTTCTTGGTCAAAACGTTGACAGTTACCTTTGGTACGGCGGCGGTTTGAAAAAAGATTTTGTAAACGCTTCTGAAATGCAAAAAGCAACTGCTGTCGATTTTGATCAATTATTAGAAATGGTTGCGGTTGGTTTTCCTAAAATGCGTATTCGATTTTCGACTTCAAATCCGCAGGATATGCACGAAAGCATTTTACATGTTATTGCGAAATATCCGAATATCTGTAAACATATTCACTTGCCGGTTCAGTCTGGAAGTAATAGAATTCTAAAAGAAATGAATCGTCTGCATTCTCGTGAAGAATATATGGCTTTGATTGATAAGATTAGAGCAATTGTTCCAGATGCATCGATTTCTCAAGATATGATTGCTGGTTTCCCAACTGAAACGGAACAAGATCACCAAGATACAATGAGTTTAATGGAATATGTGAAATATAATTTTGGTTATATGTATTCGTATTCTGAACGTCCTGGAACTTTGGCCGGAAGAAAAATGAAAGATGACGTTGAAGAAGAAACGAAAGCCAGAAGATTACAAGAAATTGTTGATTTACAGCAAAAACACGCTTGGTTTAGAAGTGAAGAATTTGTTGGAAAGACCGTTGAAGTTTTAGTAGAAAAAGTTTCTAAAAAATCAAAAGAAGAGTTTTCGGGAAGAAATTCTCAAAGTATAACGGTGGTTTTTCCAAAAGAGAATTATAAAATTGGAGATTTCGTAAACGTAAAAATTATAAGTTGTACTTCTGGAACTTTAAAAGGTGAAGCGGTTGGATATTCTGAGATGAATTAG